From the Salvelinus alpinus chromosome 32, SLU_Salpinus.1, whole genome shotgun sequence genome, one window contains:
- the LOC139562632 gene encoding zinc finger SWIM domain-containing protein 8-like isoform X10 codes for MELMFAEWEDGERFSFEDSDRFEEDSLCSFISEAESLCQNWRGWRKQSAGPNSPTVKIKDGQVIPLVELSAKQVAFHIPFEVVEKVYPPVPEQLQLRIAYWSFPENEEDIRLYSCLANGSPDEFQRGEQLYRMRAVKDPLQIGFHLSATVVSPQAGQSKGAYNVAVMFDRCRITSCSCTCGAGAKWCAHVVALCLFRIHNASAVCLRAPVSESLSRLQRDQLQKFAQYLISELPQQILPTAQRLLDELLSSQSTAINTVCGAPDPTAGPSASDQSTWYLDESTLSDNIKKTLHKFCGPSPVVFSDVNSMYLSSTEPPAAAEWACLLRPLRGREPEGIWNLLSIVREMLKRRDSNAAPLLEILTEQCLTYEQIIGWWYSVRTSASHSSASGHTGRSNGQSEVAAHACASMCDEMVVLWRLAVLDPTMSPHRRLELAAQLKQWHLKVIEIVKRGQHRKSLDKLFQGFKPAVESCYFNWEVAYPLPGITYCSADKKSASFCWARAVQQQRGAKAGLAGDPPEHGGGRSGSSEGGGGDYKGRSPQQEVAVRPKETIVSKRKGLSAGGGGGVLVRLGGSVSLSLEEGSSKGMYKGAGSSSSTGGKAKIAQGGKSSSGGSGVVGGKHQAAKRRTSSEDSSLEPDMAELSLDDGSSLALGAEASNTFDFMPPPPEMLPSPSPLLREPHKYSGGGKGAGNTPKERAFEGKRVTLAATLPATEPQPAFPTKENAAVIVEAAITVEKVVNVEAEMNGNEEAAIAGDARPSTSVVTVTAAAAKSPRGARRETGTEAVALPNQAPEGAAEAGAGGDPVGEDDYQAYFLNSANEEGAERVSENNEEEPDIFAGIKPLEQEGQMEVLFACAEALHAHGYSNDACRLAVELAGDLLANPPDLKVEQPQTKGKKSKVSTSRQTQVATNTLVKTSFLLTVLSERLELHNLAFSTGMFSLELQRPPASTKALEVKLAYQESEVVALLKKIPLGLVEMTSIRDRAEQLRDGNFCDYRPVLPLMLASFIFDVLCTPVCTVVSPTGSRPPSRNRNNEMPGDEELGFEAAVAALGMKTTVSEAEHPLLCEGTRREKGDLALALMITYKDDQSKLKKILDKLLDRESQTHKPQTLSSFYSSKPAASSQRSPSKHATHTAHGHGGATGGVSKHAPNTTAAAGSSSSLQAVAAGGAAGQQAGLAGSGVQNNSTAGECVSEAREQADGVQPASCDQPSEAVPFKPEGTVPSRLALGGRGAYSGRCWGSPVRQKKKHTGMASIDSSAPETTSDSSPTLSRRPLRGGWAAASWGRGQDSDSISSSSSDSLGSSSSSGSRRAGGGARAKSTDTSRYKGRRPECHAPHVPNQPSEAAAHFYFELAKTVLIKAGGNSSTSIFTQPSASGGHQGPHRNLHLCAFEIGLYALGLHNFVSPNWLSRTYSSHVSWITGQAMEIGSAALNILVECWDGHLTPPEVASLADRASRARDPNMVRAAAELALSCLPHAHALNPNEIQRALVQCKEQDNVMLEKACMAVEEAAKGGGVYPEVLFEVAHQWYWLYEQTVGGVSGAQREGPGRCGANGGAGRRPPETGHGVMDNIGNMDSSGVATVTASVTAAAVVPVISVGSTIYQSHALPGSAMAHPHTQGLHPYTTIQAHLPTVCTPQYLGHPLQHVPRPTVFPVSGGAYPQGMHPAFIGAQYPFSVATGPHPPMAATAVTFPGVPVPSMTQIAVHPYHTETGLPLSTTVAVGGVHSGATIQAIQGSSLPGMSSQPVSLVSAPFPSEDEQHSQPISQQGLHYLHSAYRVGMLALEMLGRRAHNDHPNNFSRSPPYTEDVKWLLGLAARLGVNYVYQFCVGAAKGVLSPFVLQEIIMEALQRLNPAHIHAHLRTPAFHQLVQRCQQAYLQYIHHRLIHLTPADYDDFVNIIRSARGAFCLTPVGMMQFNDVLQNLKRGKQTKELWQRISLEMATFSP; via the exons ATGGAACTAATGTTCGCCGAGTGGGAAGACGGAGAGAGGTTCTCCTTCGAAGATTCTGACCGGTTCGAGGAGGACTCGCTCTGCTCCTTCATATCAGAGGCTGAGAGTCTGTGTCAGAACTGGAGGGGATGGAGAAAACAGTCTGCTGGACCAAATTCTCCTACAGTGAAGATTAAAG ATGGTCAGGTCATCCCTCTGGTGGAGCTATCAGCCAAGCAGGTGGCATTCCACATCCCGTTTGAGGTGGTGGAGAAGGTCTACCCTCCTGTCCCCGAGCAGCTGCAGCTCCGCATCGCCTACTGGAGCTTCCCAGAGAACGAGGAGGACATCCG GCTGTACTCGTGTCTGGCTAACGGCAGCCCTGATGAGTTCCAGCGAGGGGAGCAGCTGTACAGGATGAGGGCTGTCAAAGACCCTCTGCAGATAG gttTCCACCTCAGTGCCACCGTGGTGTCGCCCCAGGCTGGCCAATCAAAAGGGGCGTACAATGTGGCTGTCATGTTCGACCGCTGCCGCATCACTTCCTGCAGTTGCACCTGTGGAGCCGGGGCCAAGTGGTGCGCCCATGTGGTGGCCCTCTGCCTCTTCAGGATCCACAAC GCGTCTGCAGTGTGCTTGCGAGCCCCCGTGTCAGAGTCCCTGTCCCGGCTGCAGAGGGACCAGCTGCAGAAGTTTGCCCAGTACCTCATCAGTGAGCTTCCCCAACAG ATTTTGCCCACAGCCCAGAGGCTCCTGGATGAGCTCCTGTCCTCCCAGTCCACAGCCATCAACACAGTGTGTGGGGCTCCCG ACCCCACTGCTGGCCCCTCAGCCTCTGATCAGAGCACCTGGTATCTAGATGAGTCTACGCTCAGTGACAACATCAAGAAGACTCTGCACAAGTTCTGTGGCCCCTCTCCTGTTGTCTTCAG TGACGTCAACTCCATGTACCTGTCATCCACGGAGCCTCCGGCGGCGGCAGAGTGGGCGTGTCTGCTGAGGCCGCTGAGGGGGCGGGAGCCCGAGGGGATCTGGAACCTCCTGTCCATCGTTAGGGAGATGCTCAAGAGGAGAGACAGCAATGCTGCACCCCTACTAGAGATCCTCACTGAGCAGTGTCTCACTTATGAACAG ATCATTGGCTGGTGGTACAGCGTGCGTACGTCGGCATCCCACAGCAGTGCCAGCGGGCACACGGGGCGCAGTAACGGGCAGTCGGAGGTGGCAGCCCACGCCTGCGCCAGCATGTGTGATGAGATGGTCGTTCTGTGGAGGCTGGCTGTCCTAGACCCCACCATGAGCCCTCATAG GCGTTTGGAGCTGGCTGCCCAGCTCAAGCAGTGGCATCTGAAAGTGATTGAGATCGTGAAGCGAGGACAACACCGCAAGTCCCTGGACAAACTGTTCCAGGGCTTCAAGCCAGCCGTGGAGTCCTGCTACTTCAACTGGGAGGTGGCCTACCCACTGCCAGGCATCACCTACTGCAGTGCAGACAAGAAGAGCGCTTCCTTCTGCTGGGCCAGGGCAGTGCAGCAGCAGAGAGGGGCCAAGGCTGGCCTGGCTGGAGACCCCCCTGAACATGGAGGAGGGAGATCTGGCAGTTCTGAGGGAGGTGGGGGAGACTACAAGGGCAGAAGTCCCCAACAAGAAGTGGCGGTCAGGCCCAAAGAGACCATCGTGAGCAAGAGGAAGGGGTTGTCGGCCGGGGGCGGAGGAGGGGTCCTAGTGCGGCTAGGGggcagtgtgtctctctctctagaggaGGGCAGTAGTAAGGGGATGTACAAAGGCGCAGGTTCCTCCTCGTCCACTGGGGGCAAGGCTAAGATAGCCCAGGGGGGCAAGTCGTCCTCTGGGGGATCAGGAGTGGTAGGGGGAAAACACCAAGCGGCCAAGCGGCGCACCAGCAGTGAGGACAGCTCCCTCGAGCCTGACATGGCCGAGCTGAGCCTGGATGATGGCTCCAGTCTGGCGCTGGGTGCTGAGGCCAGCAACACCTTTGACTTCATGCCCCCGCCGCCTGAGATGCTGCCCTCACCAAGCCCGCTACTCAGAGAGCCACACAAATACAGTGGGGGAGGGAAAGGGGCCGGAAACACGCCCAAGGAGCGCGCCTTCGAGGGCAAACGGGTCACCCTTGCTGCCACCCTGCCTGCCACTGAGCCCCAGCCCGCTTTCCCCACCAAAGAGAACGCTGCTGTCATCGTGGAAGCAGCCATTACCGTGGAGAAGGTGGTGAATGTGGAGGCGGAGATGAATGGAAATGAGGAGGCGGCCATCGCTGGAGACGCTCGGCCCTCCACCTCGGTTGTTACCGTGACTGCAGCTGCTGCCAAGTCACCGCGTGGTGCCCGCCGAGAAACTGGCACCGAAGCCGTAGCCCTGCCCAATCAGGCCCCAGAGGGAGCAGCAGAAGCAGGGGCAGGAGGAGACCCTGTAGGAGAGGATGACTACCAGGCCTACTTTCTGAATTCAGCTAAtgaggagggggcagagagagtgtCGGAGAACAACGAGGAGGAACCAGACATCTTTGCTGGGATCAAGCCACTGGAGCAGGAGGGCCAGATGGAGGTGCTGTTTGCGTGTGCAGAGGCCCTCCACGCTCACGGCTACAGCAACGATGCCTGCAGACTGGCAGTGGAGCTGGCTGGAGACCTGCTGGCCAACCCTCCAGACCTGAAGGTGGagcagccccagaccaagggcaAGAAGAGCAAGGTGTCCACCAGCAGGCAGACCCAGGTGGCCACCAACACGCTGGTTAAGACCTCCTTCCTGCTGACGGTGCTGAGCGAGAGGCTGGAGCTTCACAACCTGGCCTTCAGCACGGGTATGTTCTCTCTGGAGCTGCAGAGGCCCCCAGCCTCCACCAAGGCCCTGGAGGTCAAGCTTGCCTACCAGGAGTCAGAGGTGGTGGCTCTGCTGAAGAAAATCCCTCTGGGCCTGGTGGAGATGACGTCCATACGGGACAGGGCCGAGCAGCTCCGAGACGGGAACTTCTGTGACTACAGGCCCGTCCTGCCCCTCATGCTGGCCAGCTTCATATTTGATGTGCTGTGTACCCCA GTTTGTACAGTTGTGTCCCCCACAGGTTCCCGTCCGCCTAGCCGTAATCGGAACAACGAGATGCCTGGAGATGAGGAGCTGGGCTTTGAGGCGGCTGTAGCAGCACTGG GTATGAAGACCACAGTGAGCGAGGCAGAGcatcctctgctgtgtgaggggaccaggagagagaaaggagacttGGCTCTGGCCCTCATGATCACATACAAGGATGACCAGAGCAAGCTGAAAAAG ATCCTGGACAAGCTGCTGGACAGAGAGAGCCAGACCCACAAGCCCCAGACCCTGAGCTCCTTCTACTCCAGCAAGCCAGCTGCCAGCAGTCAAAGGAGCCCGTCCAAGCACGCTACCCACACTGCTCACGGACACGGAGGTGCCACCGGAGGGGTGTCCAAACATGCACCCAACACCACAGCTGCAGCCgggtcctcctcctccttgcaAGCGGTGGCTGCTGGGGGGGCGGCAGGACAGCAGGCGGGTCTGGCGGGCAGTGGGGTGCAGAACAACTCCACAGCCGGAGAGTGTGTCAGTGAGGCCAGAGAGCAAG CAGATGGTGTCCAGCCTGCGTCATGTGACCAGCCGAGTGAGGCTGTCCCATTCAAGCCAGAGGGCACAGTGCCGAGCCGCTTGGCGCTGGGAGGACGGGGGGCATACAGCGGGCGCTGCTGGGGCTCTCCTGTCCGCCAGAAGAAGAAACACACAG GCATGGCGAGTATCGACAGCAGTGCTCCTGAGACCACCTCAGACAGCTCCCCCACCCTTAGTCGACGCCCACTCAGAGGGGGCTGGGCCGCAGCTTCCTGGGGGAGGGGCCAAGACAGTGACAGCATCAGCAGCTCCTCTTCTGATTCGCTAGGCTCCTCCTCATCCAGTGGCTCTCGCAGGGCCGGAGGCGGAGCTAGAGCAAAGAGCACAGACACCAGCAG GTATAAAGGGCGTCGTCCCGAGTGCCATGCACCACATGTGCCCAACCAACCGTCGGAGGCGGCGGCCCACTTCTACTTCGAGCTGGCCAAGACCGTGCTGATCAAGGCCGGGGGCAACAGCTCCACCTCCATCTTCACCCAGCCCTCAGCCAGTGGAGGCCACCAGGGGCCCCACCGCAACTTGCACCTCTGTGCCTTTGAGATCGGCCTGTACGCCCTAGGCCTGCACAACTTTGTCTCACCTAACTGGCTCTCCAGGACCTACTCCTCCCACGTCTCCTGGATCACAG gCCAGGCCATGGAGATCGGCAGTGCTGCCCTCAACATCCTAGTGGAATGCTGGGACGGGCACCTCACCCCTCCCGAGGTGGCATCACTGGCCGACAGAGCATCACGGGCGCGGGATCCTAACATGGTTCGCGCTGCGGCTGAGCTGGCCCTAAGCTGCCTGCCCCATGCACACGCCCTCAACCCCAATGAGATCCAGAGGGCCCTGGTGCAGTGCAAGGAACAG gACAATGTGATGCTAGAGAAAGCCTGTATGGCTGTAGAGGAGGCAGCCAAGGGGGGCGGTGTGTACCCTGAGGTTCTGTTTGAGGTGGCCCACCAGTGGTACTGGCTCTATGAGCAGACAGTAGGAGGGGTGTCAGGGGCCCAGCGTGAAGGCCCGGGACGCTGTGGGGCCAACGGTGGAGCTGGAAGGAGGCCCCCAGAGACGGGCCACGGTGTAATGGACAACATTGGCAACATGGATTCCTCCGGCGTCGCTACGGTGACGGCCTCAGTGACAGCAGCGGCTGTGGTGCCCGTCATCTCTGTGGGCTCCACCATCTACCAATCACACGCCCTTCCCGGCTCGGCCATGGCCCACCCCCACACCCAGGGCCTGCAcccctacaccaccatccagGCCCACCTACCCACAGTCTGCACCCCCCAGTACCTGGGGCACCCACTGCAGCACGTCCCCCGGCCCACTGTATTCCCTGTGTCAGGGGGTGCCTACCCACAG GGAATGCACCCGGCCTTTATCGGTGCCCAGTACCCGTTCTCAGTGGCCACTGGCCCCCATCCGCCCATGGCAGCGACAGCGGTCACCTTCCCCGGTGTTCCCGTGCCGTCCATGACCCAGATCGCCGTCCACCCCTATCACACCGAGACCGGCCTGCCTCTTAGCACCACTGTAGCAG TAGGTGGCGTCCATTCAGGCGCCACAATCCAGGCCATTCAGGGGTCATCTCTTCCTGGAATGTCTTCTCAGCCTGTCTCATTGGTCAGCGCCCCCTTCCCGTCTGAAGACGAGCAGCAtagccagccaatcagccagcaGGGCCTTCACTACCtgcactcagcatacagagttg GCATGCTAGCTTTGGAGATGCTTGGCAGGAGGGCTCACAACGACCACCCCAATAACTTCTCCCGCAGCCCCCCATACACAGAGGACGTCAAGTGGCTCCTGGGCCTGGCTGCACGGCTAG GCGTGAACTACGTGTACCAGTTCTGTGTGGGTGCGGCTAAGGGCGTGCTCAGCCCCTTCGTTCTTCAGGAGATCATCATGGAGGCTCTCCAGAGACTGAACCCCGCCCACATCCATGCCCATCTCCGCACGCCTGCCTTCCACCAACTGGTGCAGCGCTGCCAGCAGGCCTACCTACAG TACATCCACCACCGGCTGATCCACCTGACCCCGGCCGACTACGACGACTTTGTCAACATCATCCGCAGCGCCCGCGGGGCCTTCTGCCTGACCCCTGTGGGCATGATGCAGTTCAACGACGTGCTGCAGAACCTGAAGAGGGGCAAGCAGACGAAGGAGCTGTGGCAGCGCATCTCTCTGGAGATGGCCACCTTCTCCCCATGA